TCCCTTCACGCGGGCCGCCTGCTCTAACACGTCGCGGAAACACACCATAAAGCGGTCGATCTCCTCACTGGTTAGGGTGAGCGGAGGCAATAGTCGAATAATCGTTTTCTGCGTAACATCAATTAAAAAGCCGGCCTCTAGCATCCCTTGTTGGATATGGCTAACCTCTTCTGGAGCTAGCTTCGTCTGAATGCCGAGCATCATGCCTTTGCCTCGAATATCAGATAGAAGCTGTGGATATTCATCAACTAAATGAGCTATACGAGCCCATAAATACTCTGCTTGCTTTTTCCCCTCTTCAAGCAATCCATCTACCAGCAGAGCTTCCATAACCGCATTGCCCAACGCTGCACTTAAAGGGGAGGGGGCAAATGTTGTCCCATGGTCCCCCGGTTTGAAAAGATTCGCCAGTTTTTCTCCAGCGATCACCCCACCTAGCGGTAATCCACCGCCGACACCTTTGGCAAATAAGATAAGATCAGGTTCCACAGTCGTATGCTGGTAAGCAAACAGTTTACCAGTTCGCCCCATACCTGTTTGAATTTCATCCATAGCAAATAGCACGTCATGTTCTTTACACAGAGCAAAAGCTGTTTGCAAAAAGCTCTCCGAAAGCGGAATAACTCCACCCGATCCGAGAACTGGCTCCATTAATAAGCAAACAGGTGAGTACGTCGTAATAATCTCTTGCAATCCTTCTATATCACCAGGAGCTACCTCATAAACAGGAAATGCCGGCAACGGGTAATCCTGATAAACATGAGCTTGTCTTGTAAGCTTGACAGCTCCAAGCGTCCTACCGTGGAAGCTATTTTTTAGCACAACAATCCCAGCATTCTCTCTTCCGGTCATTTTGGCCCATTTATGCACAAGCTTGATCGCGGCTTCTGTTGCTTCAGCTCCTGAGTTACTAAAAAAAACTTTTCCCGGAATCGTATGCGTAACTAACTGCTCTGCCAATGTGATGGCTGGCTTGTTCAAAAAAATGTTGGAGATGTGCAAGAATTTCTCTCCCTGTTCTACAAGAGCTTCTACAATTTTGGGATGAGAGTGGCCCAGAACAGAGACAGCCAGACCAGTAAACAAATCAAGATAAGCTTTTCCCTCTGTATCAAGTAAATAATTGCCCTCTCCCTTTTCAATTGCAATCGTCAATCGTTTGTAGGTGGACATCAAATAGGTTTCATCTTTTTGTAGCCAATCCGTCATGGGAAGACGCCCCTTTTATTCAGCACAATCAATGACTAGCTGATATGATATATATCTTACAGTTTTTTACACACTTATAGCTGACGCAGTTCTTGCATAATCTCTGTTTTGGATTTGGTTTTTGCATCAATTTCTTTTAGGATTCTTGCCGGTGTCCCAGCCACTACTACGTTTGCAGGAACATCCTGTGTTACAACAGCTCCCGCAGCA
The nucleotide sequence above comes from Brevibacillus laterosporus LMG 15441. Encoded proteins:
- a CDS encoding aspartate aminotransferase family protein gives rise to the protein MTDWLQKDETYLMSTYKRLTIAIEKGEGNYLLDTEGKAYLDLFTGLAVSVLGHSHPKIVEALVEQGEKFLHISNIFLNKPAITLAEQLVTHTIPGKVFFSNSGAEATEAAIKLVHKWAKMTGRENAGIVVLKNSFHGRTLGAVKLTRQAHVYQDYPLPAFPVYEVAPGDIEGLQEIITTYSPVCLLMEPVLGSGGVIPLSESFLQTAFALCKEHDVLFAMDEIQTGMGRTGKLFAYQHTTVEPDLILFAKGVGGGLPLGGVIAGEKLANLFKPGDHGTTFAPSPLSAALGNAVMEALLVDGLLEEGKKQAEYLWARIAHLVDEYPQLLSDIRGKGMMLGIQTKLAPEEVSHIQQGMLEAGFLIDVTQKTIIRLLPPLTLTSEEIDRFMVCFRDVLEQAARVKGEVM